The Drosophila biarmipes strain raj3 chromosome 2L, RU_DBia_V1.1, whole genome shotgun sequence genome has a window encoding:
- the LOC108034091 gene encoding inactive rhomboid protein 1 has protein sequence MSSNGSDLGHNSRRNEKGNPDNVHASMRAGGSGSIGMSSTRRKSINFQNQLQLALESNECDVMYCSLSSGRFRAPNGENFPPHGGKLKLSPLEKYDEANRGVPPPSPAPNSDCFATCVANQLPSQSCSVGSLKPDTSVLPKHGMGGNGLVGNAMGGNGMGGNGTYHQRGVSPNSRYRLERYRESQPSTQTKMMENMGGLPSAGPSASSTRLLLPSNVPLPLSQCENYNAYLGSTVHTPVKRYVPTPPPAMDLYSDLSISSTSAGNLPNSATAAPSTSSSSGQSQYANMPYNYRSKCCHSEASHGSLSRTSQTYATCSPACTSPSPAPSTSMSMVFSAASSCSPVMTATSSARSGNHRGDDSDSVIVVAPGGGSMAQIEVDNPSGTCLHCNTVRRTTGVHQTTQTTGPISPVPISLPVPMPMPVISSMNEQIPSQTLESSMVSVQAKRLEGGGNMTAPPGSNQHQMYRSQMASNPRLQHMHHQTQQHQSLQTLPQPQMHHLSCKKRIGIYMKRTTSQFFGVEPSTEVADCALWQGRHRRLAIRCFGMFDTELEYHMQQTGNEDAVQGSGSNGNYAQDRPDILPVQDAIGMDMTLSGDGRRQKCYTNRDFLAGEFVERKASVGYMFVAMVSYLVHMFNKRRPIQMHRVRCPWQWSRSFAPLHVTSHNNQQADADCLTDGLEAIIDDEVFFDSPCEITTSSVNDESSEIGRQAAKPRPCADPSGVGVSVYMAERQQNGWRTSALNNGGNASSDINLTGDQSSHPAGAAHIPLCSSVSSQMQPAMRSSHSTTSTCNRGNRITAQLLDGVLENSRRPPLRCIKYFSVNDLDDRTDHRPFFTYWINTVQVVVLILSIVCYGIAPIGIGSEQKTGQVLVTSLSLQTVQHVEQRNLWIGPRNIDLVHMGAKFAACMRRDIKITEVVTKTRRHERETACCIRNDDSGCVQSSQAECSIRGLYPTKSISTWKKWSPSESGPGGRISGSVCGLDPKFCDAPASIAPYEWPDDITKWPICRKTNSFTQRYRYKDHTSEHMVCEVIGHPCCTGLYGECRITTREYCDFIKGYFHEEASLCSQISCLNNVCGMFPFISVETPDQLYRLLTSLCMHAGILHLAITLIFQHLFLADLERLIGTVRTAIVYIMSGFAGNLTSAILVPHRPEVGPSASLSGVVASLIALLVWMHWKYLHKPHIALFKLLLLCSVLVGIGTLPYQLNFLGLLAGVICGCLLTMSLVPFTTFSKYGRKKKINLIWTCVLFHVVVYTAMIVTFYIHPSEFHSISFVDMFSNNNGYDNFTNTDHHGVDVVSSNTRYSQTQNSQYYYHHHSDDIIRKSVTFTEKALVSHILYPSAPRKTSAQQWQEVEYSRSFNHLSNYSDRIKKSIGNISKLKQVFTSPIRFSNKNNHSNLMTELTSVHSESKQKYLGYINNTEFNVL, from the exons ATGAGTTCGAATGGCAGTGATTTGGGGCACAACAGCAGGCGGAACGAGAAGGGTAATCCGGACAACGTTCACGCCTCGATGCGTGCGGGCGGCAGTGGCAGCATCGGCATGAGCTCCACCCGCAGGAAGTCCATCAACTTCCAGAATCAGCTGCAACTGGCGCTGGAGTCGAATGAGTGCGATGTGATGTACTGCAGCCTGTCCTCGGGTCGCTTCCGCGCTCCCAACGGCGAGAATTTCCCGCCCCACGGGGGCAAGCTCAAGCTATCGCCGCTGGAGAAGTACGACGAGGCCAACAGGGGCGTGCCGCCGCCCTCGCCGGCTCCGAACAGCGATTGCTTCGCCACCTGTGTGGCCAATCAGTTGCCGTCCCAGTCGTGCTCGGTTGGGTCCCTCAAGCCGGATACTTCCGTGCTGCCGAAGCACGGAATGGGTGGAAACGGCCTGGTCGGAAACGCAATGGGAGGGAACGGAATGGGTGGGAACGGAACCTATCATCAGCGCGGAGTCTCGCCGAATTCCAGATACCGCTTGGAGCGCTATCGCGAGTCGCAGCCAAGCACCCAGACAAAGATGATGGAGAACATGGGCGGCCTCCCCTCAGCAGGGCCCTCGGCCTCCTCCACCCGTCTCCTACTGCCTTCCAACGTACCCTTGCCACTCTCGCAGTGCGAGAACTACAATGCCTACCTGGGTTCCACGGTGCACACGCCGGTCAAGCGGTATGTGCCCACCCCGCCTCCCGCTATGGATCTCTACTCGGACCTGAGCATCTCCTCCACGTCGGCGGGCAATCTGCCCAATTCCGCCACTGCCGCCCCCTCCACGTCCTCCTCCAGCGGGCAGTCCCAGTACGCCAACATGCCGTACAACTACCGCTCCAAGTGCTGCCACAGCGAAGCCTCGCACGGCAGCCTCAGCCGCACCTCGCAGACGTACGCGACCTGCTCGCCGGCCTGCACTTCGCCCTCGCCGGCTCCTTCCACCAGCATGTCGATGGTCTTCTCGGCGGCCAGCTCCTGCTCGCCGGTCATGACGGCCACCAGCTCCGCGCGATCGGGCAACCACAGGGGAGATGACAGCGACTCCGTGATTGTGGTGGCTCCCGGCGGAGGCTCCATGGCCCAGATAGAAGTGGACAATCCCTCGGGAACCTGCTTGCATTGCAACACAGTGCGTCGCACAACGGGAGTCCATCAGACCACCCAGACCACGGGTCCCATTAGCCCGGTTCCCATATCCCTGCCcgtgcccatgcccatgccagTGATCTCGAGCATGAATGAGCAGATTCCCAGCCAGACCCTGGAGTCCAGCATGGTGTCCGTGCAGGCTAAGCGCCTGGAGGGCGGTGGCAACATGACCGCGCCTCCCGGATCAAACCAACACCAGATGTACCGCAGCCAGATGGCCAGCAATCCGCGCCTGCAGCACATGCACCACCAGACGCAGCAGCACCAGTCGCTCCAGACGCTCCCCCAGCCGCAGATgcaccatttgtcctgcaagaAGCGGATCGGCATCTACATGAAGCGCACAACCTCGCAGTTCTTCGGCGTAGAGCCGAGCACCGAGGTGGCGGACTGTGCCCTGTGGCAAGGACGTCATCGTCGCCTGGCGATCCGCTGTTTCGGGATGTTCGACACGGAGCTGGAGTACCACATGCAGCAGACGGGTAACGAGGATGCGGTCCAGGGCAGCGGATCCAACGGCAACTATGCCCAGGATCGACCGGACATCCTGCCCGTTCAGGATGCCATTGGCATGGACATGACGCTATCTGGCGATGGTAGACGGCAAAAGTGCTACACCAATCGGGACTTCCTGGCCGGAGAGTTCGTGGAGCGCAAGGCATCGGTGGGCTATATGTTCGTGGCCATGGTGAGCTACCTGGTGCACATGTTCAACAAGCGGCGGCCCATACAAATGCACCGGGTGCGATGTCCCTGGCAATGGTCCCGCAGCTTTGCGCCGCTCCACGTCACATCCCACAACAACCAGCAGGCGGATGCGGACTGTTTGACGGATGGCCTGGAGGCCATCATAGACGACGAGGTGTTCTTCGACAGTCCCTGCGAGATAACGACCTCGTCGGTGAACGACGAGAGCTCCGAGATCGGCAGACAGGCCGCCAAGCCGCGCCCCTGCGCCGATCCTTCGGGCGTGGGCGTCAGTGTCTACATGGCGGAGAGGCAGCAGAACGGGTGGCGAACCTCCGCCCTGAACAATGGCGGTAATGCCAGTAGTGATATCAATCTAACCGGCGATCAGTCCTCGCATCCGGCTGGTGCAGCCCACATACCGCTCTGCAGCTCGGTTTCCAGCCAAATGCAGCCTGCCATGCGCAGCTCCCACTCGACCACCTCCACCTGCAACCGGGGCAACCGGATAACCGCCCAGTTGCTCGACGGCGTCCTGGAGAACTCCAGACGCCCGCCGCTCCGCTGCATCAAGTACTTCTCGGTGAACGACCTGGACGACCGCACCGACCATCGGCCCTTCTTCACCTACTGGATCAACACGGTCCAAGTGGTGGTGCTCATTCTGTCGATCGTCTGCTACGGCATCGCTCCCATTGGCATCGGGTCGGAGCAGAAGACGGGACAGGTGCTGGTGACCAGCCTCAGCCTGCAGACGGTTCAGCATGTCGAGCAGCGGAACCTCTGGATAGGTCCCAGGAACATTGACCTGGTCCACATGGGGGCTAAGTTCGCCGCCTGCATGCGACGGGACATCAAGATCACCGAGGTGGTCACCAAGACGAGGCGGCACGAGAGGGAGACGGCCTGCTGCATCCGCAACGACGACTCCGGCTGCGTCCAGAGCTCCCAGGCGGAGTGCTCCATCCGCGGACTCTACCCTACG AAATCAATATCTACGTGGAAGAAGTGGTCTCCCAGCGAGTCCGGGCCGGGAGGAAGGATCTCCGGGTCCGTCTGCGGACTGGATCCCAAGTTTTGCGACGCCCCGGCATCGATTGCTCCGTACGAGTGGCCCGATGACATCACCAAGTGGCCAATCTGCCGGAAAACCAACTCCTTCACCCAGCGATATCGCTACAAGGACCACACCTCCGAACACATGGTGTGCGAGGTGATAGGACATCCCTGCTGCACGGGCTTGTACGGCGAGTGCCGGATAACGACTCGCGAGTACTGCGACTTTATAAAGGGATACTTCCATGAGGAGGCGTCGCTGTGCTCCCAG ATTTCGTGCCTGAACAACGTGTGCGGAATGTTCCCCTTTATATCCGTGGAGACTCCGGACCAGCTGTACAGATTGCTCACGTCGCTCTGCATGCACGCCGGCATCCTGCACCTGGCCATCACCCTTATATTCCAGCACTTGTTCTTGGCCGACTTGGAGAGGTTGATTGGAACCGTGCGCACTGCCATTGTGTACATCATGTCGGGCTTCGCTGGCAATCTGACCAGCGCCATACTAGTGCCCCATCGTCCGGAG GTTGGACCCTCGGCCTCGCTCAGCGGCGTGGTGGCCTCGCTGATTGCCCTCCTGGTCTGGATGCACTGGAAGTATCTGCACAAGCCCCACATCGCGCTGTTcaagctgctgctcctgtgcAGCGTGCTGGTCGGAATAGGAACACTGCCTTACCAGCTCAACTTCCTGGGGTTGCTGGCTGGAGTGATTTGTGGCTGCCTTTTGACCATGTCCCTAGTGCCATTCACCACGTTCTCGAAATACGGCCGCAAGAAAAAG ATAAATCTCATTTGGACTTGCGTGCTGTTCCACGTCGTTGTGTACACCGCAATGATAGTGACGTTTTACATCCACCCCAGCGAATTCCACTCCATTAGCTTTGTAGATATGTTTAGTAATAACAATGGATACGACAATTTCACCAACACCGATCATCACGGCGTGGACGTTGTCAGCAGCAATACTCGATACTCACAGACGCAGAACTCCCAATATTATTACCATCATCACTCGGACGACATTATTAGGAAGAGCGTTACATTTACAGAGAAAGCTCTTGTTTCG CACATTTTATATCCCTCTGCGCCGCGGAAAACGAGCGCCCAGCAATGGCAGGAAGTAGAGTATAGTCGTTCGTTTAATCACCTTTCAAACTATAGTGatcgaattaaaaaaagtattggaaATATATCAAAGCTTAAGCAAGTGTTCACTTCACCCATTAGATTCTCAAACAAGAACAACCACTCTAATCTTATGACTGAATTAACATCGGTGCACTCCGAAAGTAAACAGAAGTACTTAGGCTACATCAATAATACTGAATTTAACGtcctttaa
- the LOC108033309 gene encoding protein limb expression 1 homolog, which produces MVYPEEPFWVLPTVTGFYEDRDYRVNVVEALQEFWQMKQSRGAEMKNGALVIYESIPANSQPYICFVTLPGGSCFGSFQNCPTKAEARRSSAKIALMNSVFNEHPSRRISDEFIQKAVQDARTSFKGTSQINEGSESGIGAFRFMLEANKGRTMLEFQELMTVFQLLHWNGSLKAMRERHCSRQEVVAHYSNRSLDDEMRSQMALDWIAREHDNPGVIRRELVLAERELETFRMAGRELRFPKEKKDILMIAHNQLGGSALNSASIDD; this is translated from the exons ATGGTTTACCCTGAAGAACCTTTTTGGGTCTTACCTACGGTAACCGGATTTTACGAGGATAGAGATTACAGAG TTAATGTGGTTGAAGCCCTTCAAGAGTTTTGGCAAATGAAGCAATCCCGCGGAGCCGAAATGAAAAACGGGGCTCTAGTAATTTACGAATCGATTCCAGCTAACAGCCAGCCATACATCTGTTTCGTAACTCTTCCTGGCGGAAGCTGCTTTGGCAGTTTTCAG AACTGTCCAACTAAGGCAGAGGCCCGCCGCAGTTCGGCCAAGATTGCCCTGATGAACTCGGTGTTCAATGAACACCCTTCGCGCCGCATCAGCGACGAGTTCATCCAAAAAGCTGTTCAGGATGCGCGAACTTCGTTCAAGGGCACATCGCAGATCAATGAGGGCTCAGAGTCCGGAATAGGAGCCTTTAG ATTCATGCTGGAAGCAAATAAGGGAAGAACTATGCTGGAGTTCCAAGAGCTGATGACGGTCTTTCAACTGCTCCATTGGAATGGGTCCCTTAAAGCTATGCGCGAGCGCCACTGCTCCAGGCAGGAAGTCGTGGCCCACTATTCTAACCGGAGCCTGGACGACGAAATGCGGTCACAGATGGCCTTGGACTGGATTGCCAGGGAGCACGACAATCCCGGGGTTATCCGCAGGGAACTGGTGCTCGCAGAGAGAGAGCTAGAGACCTTTCGCATGGCTGGACGTGAATTGCGTTTTCCGAAGGAAAAGAAGGACATACTGATGATAGCCCACAATCAACTCGGCGGCAGTGCCCTTAACTCGGCTTCCATTGATGATTAA
- the LOC108034277 gene encoding dolichyl-diphosphooligosaccharide--protein glycosyltransferase subunit 1 — MYVSKFEASMGTNFVIYLALSAVLCVFTANAEIVNTNVERTLDLTSQLVKTTTKISAEDSAGKPIAEYVFFTSEPSLAYISVKDNADKNVQVKTNEPVKGEQSFTLTFPKASSKQTFVVETVASKSILPHPEEIKQNDKQFVKYVGNLHLYSKYKTNSQKTNVKLSSSNILSHTQVKPFSVSSNKITFGPYENAEAFSQEALVIHYENSSPFVTVNYLERTLEISHWGNIAVQESIQMTHTGAKLKGSFSRYDFQKEGRSGLAALKSYKTYLPASASGVYYRDTNGNISTSNMNPVRDFIELELRPRFPLFGGWKTQYTLGYNVPSYEYMFSDGSKYQLKMHLIDHIYDNMAIDEATIKIILPEGSSDIKLSTPYSISRLPNELVHTYLDTTGRPVVSFSKSNLVESHISDFTLYYSFSKISMLHEPLLVSGFIYIIFVATIIFLRLDFSITSHAHKV; from the exons ATGTACGTGTCCAAATTCGAGGCGAGCATGGGTacaaattttgttatttatctGGCCTTAAGCGCTGTGCTTTGCGTATTTACTGCAAATGCGGAGATAGTCAACACAAATGTGGAGAGAACGCTGGACCTGACTTCGCAGCTGGTGAAGACCACAACGAAGATTTCGGCGGAGGACTCAGCCGGCAAGCCCATTGCCGAGTACGTGTTTTTCACGTCGGAGCCCAGCCTTGCGTACATTTCGGTGAAAGATAACGCCGACAAGAATGTCCAGGTCAAGACTAACGAGCCGGTGAAGGGAGAGCAGAGCTTCACGCTCACCTTCCCGAAGGCCTCCTCCAAGCAGACCTTCGTGGTCGAGACCGTGGCCTCCAAGAGCATCCTCCCACATCCGGAGGAAATCAAGCAGAACGACAAGCAGTTCGTGAAATATGTGGGCAACCTGCACCTCTACTCGAAGTACAAGACCAACAGCCAGAAAACCAATGTGAAgctcagctcctcgaacatTTTGTCACACACCCAGGTCAAGCCTTTTTCGGTGTCCTCCAACAAGATCACATTTGGTCCCTATGAAAACGCAGAAG CCTTCAGCCAGGAGGCTCTGGTTATCCACTATGAGAACTCGTCGCCTTTTGTCACCGTCAATTATTTGGAGCGCACCCTGGAGATCTCCCATTGGGGCAACATTGCCGTCCAGGAGTCCATTCAGATGACCCACACCGGCGCCAAGTTGAAGGGATCCTTCTCGCGCTACGACTTCCAGAAGGAAGGTCGCTCCGGACTGGCGGCCCTCAAGTCGTACAAGACCTACTTGCCGGCATCTGCCTCTGGCGTCTACTACCGCGACACAAATGGCAACATTTCTACCTCCAACATGAATCCTGTGCGGGACTTTATTGAGCTCGAGCTGCGTCCCCGCTTCCCGCTCTTTGGCGGCTGGAAAACCCAGTACACTCTCGGCTACAATGTTCCCTCGTACGAGTACATGTTCAGCGATGGCAGCAAGTACCAGCTGAAGATGCACCTGATCGATCACATCTACGATAACATGGCCATCGATGAAGCCACCATTAAGATTATTCTGCCCGAGGGATCCAGCGACATCAAGCTCTCGACGCCCTACTCCATAAGCAGGCTGCCCAACGAGCTGGTGCACACCTATCTGGACACCACCGGGCGCCCGGTGGTATCTTTCTCCAAATCCAATTTGGTCGAAAGCCATATCTCTGACTTCACACTGTACTATAGCTTCTCGAAGATTTCCATGCTGCATGAACCTCTGCTGGTTAGCggctttatttatattatttttgtggcCACCATTATCTTCTTGCGTTTGGACTTTTCAATTACCTCCCACGCGCATAAAGTATAA
- the LOC108033395 gene encoding uncharacterized protein LOC108033395, with the protein MEQILNKENTGIQLPANPVKNGVPSNSVIKKPLGKLDNVMHQTPGITPFKSSSLKLDGSIAKLSLRKAPNPKQNVVSKEREEISFKSTSCFLGAYMLKCEAKSINLFDYTDFPNEQCLKKCSKPITETWSENQPGYEALIDQIYCDLRTLEDHLENVCLPPLDSEFDDLPYTYHIEDVEIAEGEYVLNLFPPLPILENIDILF; encoded by the exons atggAACAGATCTTGAACAAGGAAAACACAGGCATTCAAC TGCCTGCAAATCCTGTTAAAAATGGAGTCCCCAGTAACTCAGTAATAAAGAAACCACTGGGGAAACTTGACAATGTGATGCACCAAACTCCTGGCATAACCCCATTCAAAAGCAGCTCCTTGAAACTCGACGGCAGTATCGCCAAGTTGTCGCTTCGCAAGGCCCCTAACCCCAAACAAAATGTGGTAAGCAAGGAACGGGAAGAGATCAGTTTTAAGTCCACGAGCTGCTTTCTGGGCGCCTACATGTTGAAGTGCGAGGCCAAGTCCATTAATTTGTTCGACTATACGGACTTTCCAAACGAGCAATGTCTAAAGAAGTGCAGCAAGC CAATCACGGAAACCTGGTCAGAGAATCAACCTGGCTACGAAGCACTGATCGACCAGATTTATTGTGACCTCCGCACACTGGAGGATCATTTAGAAAACGTCTGTCTCCCTCCGTTGGATTCTGAATTCGATGATCTCCCATACACATACCACATAGAAGATGTAGAGATTGCAGAGGGTGAATACGTTCTAAATTTGTTTCCGCCCTTGCCCATCTTGGAAAATATTGATATTCTGTTTTAG
- the LOC108034316 gene encoding uncharacterized protein LOC108034316, whose amino-acid sequence MASEELPADLDKLKITQTHPPIKSVERNPFYDADNGFDPCDNSEPSTSSKPRSQHRWKCRPRRRSESCLQDCKQEDCFVPEESFEIVSPLSCSHGVQKHSQKRNYHAPARKNILRQPILRSLNGCEHGKWIVRSGRIVQCKPKEESSDIDGQVNEDMKSSCSCAFRDVIGECNAMLGESKRSTPGNSWHLSTSKARRSGSALEEPGPSGLLSHKSDSFAVSAATRSLSAVSLMGATCSQQASYNSTNPGNCDDVTIGELASYFDTIVHIPKKMSTMAEMMYI is encoded by the coding sequence ATGGCCTCCGAGGAGCTACCAGCTGATCTGGACAAGCTGAAAATAACACAGACTCATCCTCCAATCAAGTCTGTGGAACGGAACCCCTTCTACGATGCAGATAATGGATTCGATCCGTGTGATAACTCCGAGCCATCGACGAGCTCCAAGCCCCGATCACAACATCGCTGGAAGTGCAGGCCCCGTCGGAGGTCCGAGAGTTGCCTGCAGGACTGCAAGCAGGAAGACTGTTTTGTTCCAGAAGAATCGTTTGAGATTGTGAGTCCTTTGAGCTGCTCGCACGGAGTCCAGAAGCACTCTCAGAAGCGAAACTACCATGCCCCAGCGCGGAAGAACATATTGCGGCAGCCCATTCTAAGGTCCTTGAACGGCTGCGAGCATGGCAAGTGGATTGTGCGCAGTGGTCGGATTGTGCAGTGCAAGCCCAAGGAGGAATCCAGTGATATTGATGGCCAGGTCAACGAAGACATGAAGTCGAGTTGCTCCTGCGCATTTCGCGATGTTATTGGCGAATGCAATGCCATGCTCGGCGAATCGAAGAGAAGCACGCCGGGAAATAGTTGGCACCTGTCGACATCGAAAGCGCGGCGCTCAGGGAGCGCTTTGGAAGAGCCAGGACCCTCAGGCCTTCTAAGCCATAAGAGCGACTCCTTCGCCGTCTCCGCCGCCACGAGATCTCTGTCAGCGGTTTCGCTGATGGGCGCAACGTGCTCGCAACAGGCCAGCTACAACTCCACGAATCCCGGGAACTGCGATGATGTGACCATCGGGGAACTGGCCAGCTACTTCGACACCATTGTTCatattcccaaaaaaatgtctACAATGGCTGAGATGATGTATATATAA